Proteins encoded together in one Perognathus longimembris pacificus isolate PPM17 chromosome 8, ASM2315922v1, whole genome shotgun sequence window:
- the LOC125355985 gene encoding coiled-coil domain-containing protein 90B, mitochondrial-like → MRRPWDHEAALGLAAPARSRQLGPGHLGSRGRFLPALRRDFLTTTTTDGYDRSPVDITPLEQRKLTFETHALVQDLETHGIDKAQAETIVSALSTLSNVSLDMIYKEMVTQAQQEVTVQQLMAHLDSIRKDMVILEKSEFANLRAENEKMKIELDQVKQQLMHEISRIRADNKLEINIERGRVTDMFTDQEKQCMEATTEFTKKDTHIKSIISETSNKIDTETASLKTLMESNKLETIRFLAASVFTCLAIALGVYRFWKDS, encoded by the coding sequence ATGAGGCGGCCTTGGGACCATGAGGCGGCCTTGGGCCTGGCGGCTCCAGCGCGCAGCAGGCAGCTGGGGCCGGGGCATCTTGGCTCCCGCGGGCGTTTCTTGCCGGCCCTGCGGAGAGATTTCTTGACTACTACAACTACGGATGGATATGATAGGAGTCCAGTAGACATAACTCCTTTAGAACAGAGGAAATTAACTTTTGAAACCCATGCACTGGTTCAGGACTTGGAAACTCATGGGATTGACAAAGCACAAGCAGAAACAATTGTATCAGCATTAAGCACTTTATCAAATGTGAGCCTGGATATGATCTACAAGGAAATGGTCACACAAGCTCAACAGGAAGTAACAGTACAACAGCTGATGGCTCATTTGGATTCCATCAGAAAAGACATGGTCATCCTAGAGAAGAGTGAATTTGCAAACTTGAGAGCagagaatgagaaaatgaaaattgagTTGGACCAGGTTAAGCAGCAACTGATGCATGAAATCAGCAGAATCAGGGCAGATAATAAACTGGAAATCAACATCGAAAGGGGCCGAGTAACAGATATGTTTACAGACCAAGAAAAGCAATGTATGGAAGCAACCACAGAATTTACCAAAAAGGATACTCACATCAAAAGTATTATTTCAGAGACCAGTAATAAAATTGATACTGAAACTGCTTCCTTAAAAACACTGATGGAATCCAACAAGCTTGAGACTATTCGTTTTCTTGCAGCCTCTGTGTTTACTTGTCTGGCAATAGCATTGGGAGTTTATAGATTCTGGAAGGACTCCTAA